The genomic region GCTGGCCCACGCCCTGCACTACGGCAGCAGTGTTTTTGAGGGCATCCGTGCATACTCCACGGCCAGAGGACCTGCCATTTTCCGTTTGCAGGAGCACACCGAGCGCCTGTTCAACAGTGCGAAAATCATTCGCATGCCGGTGCCGTACACCGCAGACGAAATCAACGCTGCCATCACATCGGTGGTCAAAGAAAACGCTTACGATGCCTGCTACATCCGGCCTCTGGTGTTCCGTGGAGGGGAATCTCTGGGCCTCAACCCCTTGCCCTGCCCGGTGGAAGTGATGGTGGCGGCCTGGAAATGGGGCACCTACCTTGGAGATGAAGCCATTGAGAAAGGTGCAAAACTGGTCACCTCTTCTTGGGCACGTTCTCCCGGCAACGTGTTGCCCACCAAATCCAAAGCGGGCGGCAATTACATCAACAGTTCTCTGGCCAAAGCCGATGCCATCAGCGCAGGCTTCGATGAGGCGATCATGCTGGACAAAGAAGGCTAC from Deinococcus misasensis DSM 22328 harbors:
- a CDS encoding branched-chain amino acid transaminase; this translates as MGGIQAGQIWLNGKLVPQEEARISVLAHALHYGSSVFEGIRAYSTARGPAIFRLQEHTERLFNSAKIIRMPVPYTADEINAAITSVVKENAYDACYIRPLVFRGGESLGLNPLPCPVEVMVAAWKWGTYLGDEAIEKGAKLVTSSWARSPGNVLPTKSKAGGNYINSSLAKADAISAGFDEAIMLDKEGYVSEGSGENIFFIKGKKMYAIAHSVTLTGITRDSIFHIARDMGLQVQEVMATRDELYTADEVFMTGTAAEVSPISSIDFREIGTGKAGEITREIRGRYMDIVTGKNPDYDHWLTYVE